The Streptomyces cathayae DNA segment CATCTGCTCGGAGGGATCCGCTGGGCCGCCGGCACCACCCAGGCCGACTGCCGCCCGGAGACCGGCTACACGCCCCTGTTCGACGGCACCTCCACGACCGGCTGGAAGCAGGCGGGCCCCGGCGGCTTCACCCTGGCCGACGGCACCCTCACCTCGCACGGCGGACTGGGCCTGCTCTGGTACAACGCGAAGGAGTTCACCGGCGACTACTCGCTGAAGCTGGACTGGAAACTGAGCGGTGACGACAACTCCGGTGTCTTCGTGGGCTTCCCGGCGTCCGACGACCCGTGGTCGGCGGTGGACAACGGCTACGAGATCCAGATCGACGCCACCGACGCGGCCGACCGCACCACGGGAGCGGTGTACGGATTCCGCTCCGCCGACCTGGCCGCACGCGACGTCGCGCTGAACCCGCCGGGGGAGTGGAACACGTACGAGATCCGCGTCACCGGAGAGCGGCTCGAGATCTTCCTCAACGGCCGGAAGATCAACGACTTCACCAACACGGACCCGGCGCGCAGCCTGAAGCAGGGCCACATCGGACTCCAGAACCACGGCGACGGCGACGAGGCGTCCTTCCGCAACATCCGGATCAAACAGTCCGGATCACCGTCCGATCCCCGTACGGGTGAGGTGAGGGGGGTGAACGGCAAGTGTCTGGATGTGGACAACGCGGGCACGGCGGACGGTACGGGTGTGCAGGTCTGGACGTGCAACACGTCGGCCGCGCAGCGGTGGACGGTCGCCGATGACGGCACGCTGCGGGCGCTCGGCAAGTGTCTGGACGTCTCCGGTGGGGGGAGTGCGGACGGCAGCCGGGTCCAGTTGTGGACGTGCAACGGCACGGGTGCGCAGAAGTGGGCGGCCCAGCCGGACGGGACGGTCCGCAATCCGCAGTCGGGCAAGTGTTTGGACGCCTCGGGCGGTACGTGGAACGACGGGACGCCGGTCCATCTGTGGACCTGCCACACCGGACCCAACCAGAAATGGACCCTCCCCTGACGCGGGGCTCCTCCGGTGGTGTGTCGGCGTCGGACCGCTGATGCCCACCGGGCGGCACGGAGCCCACGGCTGAGCCCGACAGGCCCGGCGCACCGCCCTTCTCGGCGGTGCGCCGGGCCTGTCGGCCACGCAACGTGAACACGCGCTGTCCATGATCGTGAGGGAACTTCAAGGCGGTGTTCGCCCTTACCGAGGTCCAGGCCGAGGAAGACGCCGGTGCCGTCGGTGTCGCCGGTGTCGATTCCGTTCGGAAACCTTCCGGACGCCGCCGTAGCGCCCCTTGAGCGTGGCCCGGGCACCACGAGGCAGGCAGCACTCCGCCTCGTTCACGAGGGAGAGCGATTCAACTGAGAGTGATCGCGTAGACCTGTACCCGAGGATCGTTCTGCAGGCCGAGGGAACGCACGGTCTTCGAGGCGTCGAGCACCGCGGAGGAACCGAACAGACGCACCGGCGGGCCGTCCACACCCTGCCCGCGCTTGATCCGGTGCGGCATCTCCAGCGCCACGGAGTTGCCCTGCGGTGCCGCTCCCGCCCAGTCGCCCACGATGACCGGCACCTCGACGGTGGTGCCGTCGGTGTAGCGGACTGTGAGCAGGGTCGTCACCGGGCCGTGGTGGGCCGTGGTGACCAGGCGCAGCGAACTGTACGACCCGGCCGGGAGCAGCAGGGCCTGACCGCGGGCCTCGACGAAGTTCGAGGCAGTCCCGGACGGATCGGGAGCGTGGTAGGTCACGCCGTCCCAGACGACCGGTCCTGCTGCGGGCAGCAGATCGCCGTCGTAGCTCCACCCCGATCCGTCGAAGTCGCCCTCGCC contains these protein-coding regions:
- a CDS encoding lectin, which encodes MRTPLKTALSLCAGALLCLTPQAAAPSAAAPAFDHAAHAPDRTVTTTADPAYEILVFSRTAGFRHSSIDEGIAALRDLGAANNFTVTATEDPTAFTTAHLARYRTVVFLSTTGDVLGPTQQTAFEQYLGAGGGYVGIHAAADTEYDWPFYEGLAGALFQSHPAIQPATVKVEDRAHDATAHLGRTWQRTDEWYNYRTNPRTTAHVLASLDESSYSGGTMSGDHPIAWCKDYAGGRAFYTGGGHTEESYADPAFRRHLLGGIRWAAGTTQADCRPETGYTPLFDGTSTTGWKQAGPGGFTLADGTLTSHGGLGLLWYNAKEFTGDYSLKLDWKLSGDDNSGVFVGFPASDDPWSAVDNGYEIQIDATDAADRTTGAVYGFRSADLAARDVALNPPGEWNTYEIRVTGERLEIFLNGRKINDFTNTDPARSLKQGHIGLQNHGDGDEASFRNIRIKQSGSPSDPRTGEVRGVNGKCLDVDNAGTADGTGVQVWTCNTSAAQRWTVADDGTLRALGKCLDVSGGGSADGSRVQLWTCNGTGAQKWAAQPDGTVRNPQSGKCLDASGGTWNDGTPVHLWTCHTGPNQKWTLP